The sequence CATCATGATAATTCTTTCTTATAATATTAGAGGCTTGGGGAGTTCTGTTAAAAAGAGGGATGTTAAAGAAATTGTTGGGAAACAGAAAGTCGATCTGTGTTGCATTCAAGAAACTAAAATGACACGTTGGGATGATGACACTTGCTTTTCATGGTGGGGAAAACACAATTTTGAAACTGCTTACAGGAACTCAGAAGGAAGATCTGGGGGGATCCTCTGTGCATGGAACAAGGAAAGTTTTGCGATGTCAAGTAAGTGGGATTTGTCGGGAGCAGTTATCATCAACGGTAGAAGCAAATCTGGTCCACAAAGGGTCTGTATTGTTAACGTGTATGCACCAGTTGAGGTAGCTGAAAAGGCATTTTTGTGGGACAATTTAAAGTCCATCGCAGAACAGAACAAAGATTCGTGCTTGTGTATTATGGGAGACTTCAATGCAGTCAGAGACACAGGAGAAATGGTGGGAAGCGGTGAGAATTACGGAATCACGGAGATGAGACAATTTGACTCCTTCATCCGAGTAAGTGAATTGGTTGAGATTAGAACACAAGGCAGAAACTTTACGTGGTATCAAACGAACGGTCGATGCAAGAGTAAGTTAGATAGATTTTTGATCAATGATTCTTGGCTTGAAGTCTGGCCCTCATCCTCTGGCCGATGCCTTCAAAGATCTGTCTCTGATCACTGCCCCTTAATCCTCTCGACAAAGATGATTGACTGGGGCCCAAAGCCGTTTCGTTTCATTAACGCTTGGTTGACTCATCCGGAATTCAAATCGCTGATCCAAAAGGTCTGGAATGAGATGACAATTTCAAGATGGGGGTGTTTTATTttcaaagaaaaaatgaaagcgATTAAAGCTGCTTTGAAGGAATGGAACATGTCCTCCTTTGGAAACTTGGATTCCTCGATTAAGGCATGGAAAGAGGAACTCCAACGGCTTGACTTGGTTGACGAGGTTCGGGGACTCGAGGAACAGGAGATCAGCAGGCGTAACGAGGCAAAAGCAAACCTGTATCTGTGCGCCAGGAACAAGAACAGTCTGTTGGAGCAGAAAGCAAAATCTCGCTGGATCAAAGATGGAGATTTGAACTCAAGTTTCTTTCACAAAGTTATTGTTAGCCGGAGAAAGAAGAATGAGATTGCTGGACTGATGATCGACAATAATTGGGTGGAAGAACCGGGGACAATCAAGGTCAAAGCTACAGAGTTCTTTCAAAAAGTCTTCCAAAAAGGGAGAAGATTTTTACCAGAATTTCCCTCAGATTTCGTGAGCCACAAGCTGTCTCAGGTTGATAAAGAGAGCATGATCAAACTGTTCACGGAAGAAGAAATCAAAATGGCCATTTGGAGCTGTGAAGGTAATAAGAGTCCGGGTCCAGATGGCTTCAATCTCAGTTTCTGGAAAGCCTCGTGGAATGTGATCAAAGAGGATTTTATGAGATTGATGAATGAATTTCACGCCAATGGTAAGATCCCTCGAGGATGTAATTCCTCTTTCATCGTGTTGATCCCAAAGAAAGAGGAGAGTGGCTCATTGCAAGACTACAGACCTATCTCTCTGATTAGTAGTCTGTACAAGGTGATTGCAAAGACATTGGCAGGAAGGATGACTTCAGTCCTCAACTCTATCATTTCAGAAAATCAGAGTACGTTCTTAAGTGGACGTTTTATTCTCGATGGAGTTATTGTGTTGCATGAAACTATTGAAGAAGCAAAAAGAACCAGAAAGGGTCGTGTATTCTTCAAAATTGACTTCGCTAAGGCGTATGATTCAGTGGAATGGGATTACTTGGACGTTATGCTCGATCGGTTCAATTTTGATGTAAAGTGGAGGAAGTGGATTCATGGTTGCCTTTCTTCGGCCTCAGCCAATGTTCTCATTAACGGTTCTCCGGCGGGAGAGTTTAATTTGGAACGAGGTCTCCGTCAAGGAGATCCTCTATCTCCGTTTCTGTTCCTTGTGGCTGCCGAAGGCCTTCATGCGCTTGTTCACAGAGCAGTAACTGCAAACCTGGTTCAGCCGGCAAGGGTGGGTTTAGATAAAGTAGAGATCTCTCTTTTACAATACGCCGACGATACCATCTTCGTTTTTTCTGATGATGAGAAGAATGCAGAGGCTGTTAATCACATTTTGAGATTCTTCGAAATGCTTTCAGGGCTTAAAGTTAACTTCCAGAAAAGTTGCCTGATGGGAATGAACATCGAAGACAGTAGAGTGCAGAGGCTGGCAGCCGAACTAAAGTGCTTGGTCGGGACGTTTCCGTTCAACTTCCTGGGTATTAAAGTGGGTGGTAATCTTAAAAGCATCGTCAACTGGAACTACCTCGTGGAAAAGGTCAAGAAGCGGATTGATGGGTGGAAAAATCAGAAGCTGTCCTTCGCCGGCCGGGTTACCTTGGTGAAAGTTGTTTTGCAAGCCATTCCGGTATACCaactctctttcttctttatCCCTAAAACCATTGTGAAAACCTTGAACTCCATGTTTGGTAAATTTTTGTGGAAAGAAAACTTGGATTCAGCGATGATTTCGTGGGTCAGGTGGTGAGACCTATGTCTTAGCAAAAAAGAGGGAGGGCTGGGTTGACAAACATCGAATGGCTGAACTCAGCTTTGGTTACAAAATGGCTTTGGAGGTATTGGGAGGGAAGGAAATCCTTATGGGCTAAGGTCGTTACATCTGTTTATGGTGAGATCGAATGGGACGACGAGGGCTTCGGTTTGAGAGGATCTCGGAGGAACAAAGCTGGCTAGTGGTCTAAAGTGGTTGCAATGGGCAGGGCAAACTCGGGAAGATGGTTTATGGACAACATAAGAAGAAGGATTGGGAATGGGAGTCAAACAAAATTCTGGGAACACAAATGGGCAGGATCGACACCTCTTAGAATGACTTTTCCTAGACTTTTCCAGCTTGCTACTGATAAAGAGGCAACAGTGGGTGAATGGGGAAAATGGGTAGACGGGGAATGGATTTGGGAGTTCAAATGGCGGAGGGAGATAAGGGCGAGTGAACAGGAGATGGTGGATAGGcttactaattttatttctcAGTGTGTTCCTTGTGCAGATAGAGAAGATTGTTGGACTTGGTTGGCCTCGTCGGACGGAAAATTTTCCACAAAGTCGACATATTCAATACTCAAAGCTTACAGTAATGTTCTGCCAAGACCGAATGCAGATGCAGATTTTCTTAACTTGATTTGGAAGGCAAAAACTCCTCACAAAGCAACAATGACAACGTGGAGAATGTTGAAAAACCGACTTCCGACGTGCGAAAACTTGAGGAAAAGGAAGATTTTGATGACCGATGAAGCGACCAAATGCTGTGAATGCGACATGCAGGAAGAATCGACCAaccatttctttcttctttgccCGAAGACGGATGAGGTGTGGAATGAATTGCAGAAGTGGCTGGGAATTGTAACTGCACGCCCAAATCACTTCGGAAAACACTTCGGTATGTTCATTTCctttggaaaagaaaagaagattaGAAACCTTCTCTTGGCTATTTGGGTGGGTTgcatttggatcatgtggaagaaaagaaatgagagaaGATTTGATGGTAAACTGTGGGATAGCAAAAACTTTGTTTTGGAGATCAAGATTAGACTTTGGTTTTGGAATATGATTTTTGAGATAGTTGAGGATGCGATGGATTTGGATGCGTGGTGCTCCAATGACTTTATTTGTAAACTGCTTTAAGGCTTCTGccttggtacctctggtaccgttttaatctaattttatttttctgataaaaaaaaataaaacttgatCTTATGCCCAAAATACCTAAATTAACCTTGATGTCTAAATCACACTTGTACTTGTATGACAAAAGTTTTACACAATATCACATTTTTCAGCAAAAATGacagaaaaaaattgaaatcaaacaaaaatcattATGTTTTTTATGAATTCGAGAAGTCAATGCATCAATTAGAACAAAATATAACAATTTCCCACAGAGCCCGACAAGGTAAGTAAGCTTGCTGCCCCAAATTGAATCGAATTGCGGGCGGCAAGCTTCGAATTGATCGGGAAGcttccatttttttaaaaaccatAATAAGTCTGCAATTGGGTTTCGAAAAGCTTCACGGACGACAAGATTCGTTCAATTTATTGATTTTGACCGAATAAGATCACGGATGGCAAGGTCTTGCTATCTTTTGAGACAAATCAGAATCTTTgatcataattaaatttttgaattttataaaaTCGGGCCCACCACAATTGAAACCACAAACCCTAATCTCTCCTAATAAATAACCCAAAATCGGCAAGGTCTTTTTCCCCACTCAAACGGCAAGCTTCAACGAATATTTTGTCTTCCCACTTTCCGGCAGTGGCAAAGCAAATTCCATTGCACTAGGTACGCACGCACAATTCATCGTGAACTTCTTGCAGTACAATTTTGTTCAAATCATCGTTCAGTGGAAACCATCTATCCTCATCATAGGCCTTCTTAAGTTGTCGCAAGAAAATTGTTTCTATCATTCTTGACCATGACTCTCTATAGTAGAGTGTGTCTAGGGGAAAGAAGTTGGAGTCATTATTGGGAAAGATTTAGTGCTTCATAATAATAAATGCTCTATGAATGTGTATGAATGTCATTGTATTAAGATTCAGACTATTTATCAAATTCATGTTATGCATTATTATATTAGATTTACTATAGTAAATGTGACTTGTTAGGTCccgagggtctcgaataggtgtatggggggaatacacctatgggctatttttcttttcctcaaagaaggagatctcaagatagagatctaaacgaaactttacatgcaaacacagacgcctgttaactgaaagcaGTTTTGACcgaacagggttgacgactgatactgaaagctcttcagtaaggagttatcagttaagttgctggaacttaactgatgcacttatgggcttcagtcgagtttgccaaaatagagatgataacactcttcctgactatcaaaagatagatcagtcggactgatatcatacgcagcggaaattaaacttagtttcgcaatagcctcggttgagcacgttgttggtcttaggtttctctttgcagttattcagtattcagtttatcaattgaaacaacacaagtaagaaagtaaaactgaaagctgtaaacaacacagagacttttacgtggttcagaaaaaccctttcctacatccacggtcgattGATCataccaacaatccactccgcaagtgcttaacaggtgcactgcaaaccaaaccgtgtgcttgccgggtgcacacaaccgtaccactgaagaaaacccttcttcagtacccacacttcactcgtgtcggatttctcttgcttagcacaacccgcgctaagactctcagagtcagagaacctttctgaactccgaattactcaaaacactcaaatctttctcttggaaaggaggtttgaacgagtgccaactatgctgcaaagaacaagttctttgtagcaagtttgaccttggcttctgggtaaacagaggtttgcctaaggtctaagagaatgtatgtaatcagcagtgactgattttggctttggaattctcttcttcgattcaagctttggggagattgagctttaaggctgagtagctattttggcagagcttcagcttatgtcgttgaatcggtgaaggttgaagtgatcctcgagcgttatttgtaggagaactcttgaatagatccgttggcgtagaacgtcctcaagatttcttccgttggaaagcaattcgaatttgggctgaggcttcaatcttcgaggttccttgtctggtggaaacggctctcttgagggacaggagatgtgacgtctctgataaagtaaccaccaaataggaatgacctctgcagagataagatcctgagatctctgcatttaatgcggctgtacttttgtgagtatgtggcttcctttgaacgttggaagatcagtccgatgaagaatgttcaactgatacttgtctttagtatcagtctgtggcacgcattaagtaatcagttccaaactgattcttcaactgatacttcagttggtatcttcagtcttcagtccttcgttcttcagtcttcagtcttcagaaccgcatactaaactagaaacaaactctaacacttgagttcaaaactgttctagtctattacaattaagctctatgaattttggtatcatcaaaacaaggattaggatattccacaaggttcccaacatgaCTACACATTCACGTGAATTTCAAAGGTAAGAAAGCTGCAGAATGGTGTACTATGAATTTATTGCCTCAATTTTGGGAAATAGGAAGCTTGACGCCCTGCGGCAAGCTCAGCATGCCGGTCGGCATGCTCGAATTGTGGGCGGTAACCTACGTATGTGTGTAGAggatttaatttcaaattgaaccgtgtattttgtttaatttttttcataacaaATGAGTTAATTCGAGATTTTACTCTATAGTTTAATAATAAGTTGAAataaaaaatcacataattaatgTAAAGTACTTGGCCGatatagattaaaattaaattctACCTATCATTCAACCAAGATTTTCGGTTATTACACAATAATTTGCaccaattttttcacttttcttacacaaatacttttcttacacaattgtatttgtgtaagaaaagtgtaagttttttacataaaattaatgACACACGGTCAACATCAAAATGTATATTAGATAGTTCACTCAAAATTAGATATAGGATCAAATTTTTATAAGTAATgaacatttttaattttacacttAAAAAATGGACAATTTTACCTattaacatttaaaaaaatctaaagaGTAAGAACcttttccaatttttttatttcatgcaCTCGCATCAAATTAAAAGCATAaccaatttttcaatttttttttgagggatttcaaattttattttttaaaccgACATTATTGTCACTTTTCTCATCCAATAATTCTGTTTTCTAGATGTTTTAATCTCGTACTGAACATACCCTTCAATACTTTCTTTTCCTGGATCAATTtgaacatatataaatattgttgttgcaattttcacatgtgcattcataatatcatttctcTATGCACGTACATTATACTAAAcacaaatataattaagataaaatagattaaaaataaaaacaaataaaaacttGGAGGCTTGGACGCTTAATCTTACTCTTTCATGCTATCTCCGATTCATCTCAAACACTCCATGAAACAACACTTAGATTTGCAACAAACAGTTAATTTTAGCTCTAATCAAGATACATTATTGTTGAAAcacaaataattaatattaatatttatatatatagcgCAATCCAACGATGAATATTAGCACTCTGGTGTGAGTTTGTGGTCCCTTTGCGGATCCCGGCAATAGTCGTAGAGCTTGTAATGATGATGGACATAGGCGAGCGCTGCCCTCTGCTGGCGGCTCAGCCCGTTGGAGCCGGGCGGAGAACCGGAAATGGGGCGGCAAGCGGCGGCGGCATTTGGGGCGGCGCAGGCGTCGATCTTGAAATTGTTGTACTTGCCAATGAAGGGCTGAAACGTGTAATCAGCCTTGTATCTGCCATTGTCGGTTGCCCAAGAGGAGGCATCCCAAATAGATCCGTAGAGCCACATCGGCCTCATTGGAAATGTGGCATCACTTTTCCGAGGGTACCTTCTTATTGGCACATCGTCCACGTAAAATCTGCAATCAATCAATCATTATCATACaccaatttaattattttggccTTTTAGCTACACACCTAACAACAAGCCAATCATGGGATAATGTTTCATTGAATTTGATACATGTGTCTCATATATgtacataattatttttgttttatgcACACACGCATATTTGGTGATTTAAGTATACGGGGGAGGGGTGAAACTATAAACACctactaaaatataaaatacgaactaaaaaaattatatgaattttaattctctgtgtaaatatttgaattacaaaaaataaaattttcgctacctatgatattcgaactcaggacaATGAATTCAACCTATGTAAGCattattctaatttattttgTATACATGTTTTGGTTCTAATACTTCATTATTGACACCTCCAATTTTAaataagtaattaaaaaaaatgaaaacaagctTCGATTTTtatcaagaataaataaatatatagaatatatatataggggagggctaaaataaaaacacttcttaaaatataaaatataaacaattttcagcccttagatcatcaagatctacggttgattcgtaaccttgttggatgaacttgtggtcctgggttcgaatcccaaaggtagcaaaaatttatttttcacaattcgtaaccatgttggatgaattcgtaaccctgttggataaaattcgtacattaaaaaacgtttatatttatattttaagaagtgttttcactgtagccctcccctatatatatatatatattaatattaaaagcTAAATGTAAACTATGCTCATAAAAAGTGACTAGCCAGCATATCattccttttattttatatatattgaaaaactACTAACGCATACTAAATGCTAGTGGTGGCTCACAAATAATGAGCAACATATTgatcatatacatatatatatatatatataggccaaggttcaatgaagaaggcctaaatgtaagaaataagagagaagtaatctcatccgttgattttatttaatctaacggacatgatttgttcacgccatgttcaacggattttttcgttgaacatatggggggtcgaaacccagaacccccaaaaatattgtatatgttcacgaatgttcaacgaaaaaatccgttgaacatggcgtgaataaatcatgtccattagattagataagatcaacggaggagattacttctctcttctttcttacatttaggcctttttcattaaACCTATGTGAGCTATAATATAGGAAATGGGACAAGTCAATGAATAGTTAATATAACCTGTAATTGTACATTCTTTGATATTACCATGAAGACAAATTAGGTAAGTATTGTCGTATTATGCAAATAAAAGCAGAAAGAAACATTGATGATTTAGCGAAGTGAACTCACATGATTTGGGAAGGATTCCAAAGAATGGCATAATTGTGAAAATCCGTAGTGGGGTCGAACCAAAGATGGAATTTAATCTCTCTCCCAATAATGTGGCCATCGCCACTCCCTCTTATGTATACATTTGTCTGCAACACATACGCCTCTTCCTCTGTCGTTCCTAGAAATTCTATGTCAATCTCATCATGCTTTCCCGGCAGCTCTTCATTGTTTGACAGCTGCACTCACACATCTATCTATTAATATATACATGCATATAATGagagtgtatatatatatacatatcaaTTCATTCTTACATAGAGAGATGTGATGACTCCTGCAGTATAACCCGGTTGGAGCTTGATGGAGGCTCCAAAGTAACCTGAAGAGTAAGAATCAAGCGATTTGAAGCCGCTTCCTGCACCAACAAAACACATTTTAATTAATGCATGGTAAATACTCCCAAATGAAAGTGTGTCTGTGTTGGTTTAGTGGTAGGTGGTTAATATGTTCAAAACCCGAGGTCCTGAGTTCGAGTCCACCATGAAGTGAAGcggtttttaaatttcttatttacttgtataatttatcaaaaaaaaaaactcccaaATGAGTATGTCATGTGTGCATTTCATGCACACcgacataaaataaaatacgagaTTGAAGCATGGTTCCACGTACCTGAAGTTTGGTCGAGCCAAATAGTGAGTGAGCCATCCTGATCTAAAGATTGGTGTTGAGGACCCCAAAGATTGGTAAAGGCTTGGTTGAAGGGTATGGAGGCAAGTCTTGAAGTAGGGTAGTAGCCAGGAGAAGGTGGAGCTTCAGCATTGTTGCTTAATGGGAAGATTGAGAGGATGATGATAGAAATAAGGAGAGCCATATGTTTGGGGAGGAGAGACACTACAGATTGCAGTGGTGAGTCAAGTTATTTTGTTTTGAATTTTTGGGGAGAATAGAATGTTATAAATAACGTGATAATGGGGCTCACATCAGAAAATTTGGAGTTATGGGTCTGCCTAGCTACGAGACAAAAATAAAGAGAAACACTTGTGACACTTATATACATACAAGAAATGTTGTTTCCCGTGCACCATCCCTCTTTCTTGTATGACTAGGTCTTTTCCTTTATGTACTTGGTTACCATTTGATAAGTGAAgtgttaaaatatttattttggtaaAAATATGTTGAAtatatccatttttttttgtctAACTCTCATGATTgattataaaaaattgaattattccGTCACACAGCCCATTATCTTGTTGGACAATAATGCATTATGCTATCAAATGCATTAAATGCATTATCATATGGGTCAATTAGCTGACGGGTATTATCCCGTATGTATCAGGtcttttatcaaatatatcatgcatctattttgtataattttatcGGATCTTTGTATAATTCTATCAGATTTGTGAGAGCTACTATGGAGAATCACACAAATCTGTATAATTTTATCGAATCTTTGTATTTATAAAGGACTACGTAACTTATATACATACAAGGTTCCCATCCCCATCACACAAATGGGAAAATTTCCTCTAAATCCTCACCAATATTCAATTATTCTTTTATATATCTTTtatgaatataaaataaataattattcaatattTAGTGTATTACTATATACTCTTGCGAAAAGATCAATTATGGCATGAGATGCAAATGGAGTTCTAACTTCTTATTTCCATGTTATTAATTTATTGCTTTCACGTAGGATTAAGTGCATCGCAATTCTAATTTGAGCTGAAtttccaaaatattaaaattacatatttattcaagaaatagtgttatttaaaagggttaattacgccaaaaaccataaACTTTGGGTCAATTTTCAAACTTGCTATgaaccttttttttatttatcaaaatccCTGAATTTAATGTGtcgaacaatttttccatgactttCAAGAATCCCCAAATTGAATAATGACTTGGCACCTTTTTAGTGATCTGAAACGTGACATGGCGTCGCCGGCGATGAGCAGAAACGATGCCGTTAGTTGGGgataaaacgatgtcgttttgagCCCAAACCTCTCTCTCAATTGGGGGTCGAGCTCGCCGGAAGTCGAGCAGCAGTAGTCGAGCCCAAGCTCTTGCGAGCCCAACCATACCATGGCTGGTGGCGGCGGATCTGCGAGCCCAAGCTCTTGCGAGCCTAAGATAGTTCAGTAGAGAAACTCCAAACCCCATTACTCGATTTGGGAGGCGCCGGATCTGTGGGGGTGGTTGGTGGTGGCGGATTTGGTGATGGCGGTTGGGGAGGGCGAtggagagagagggggcggCAGAGGGGGTTCGATGCGGCGGATCTACAGGGGTGATTGTGGAAGATCTGGTGATGGTTGTGGGTAAAATGATGACGACGACGAAGCTTTTCGGAGGCGGCGCGAGGCCTAGAACAGCGCGAGCACAGCAGCGGCGGTGGTTCGTCGAGCCCAGAGCCATCGGCCCTTTCGCGCCCCTTTTCCTTTCCCTTCTCGTCCCCGTCGGCGACATCTGCGTAGGAATTCGACGAAATCAACAGACGTTTTGGGTGGTAGGGTTTTGGGGGCTAGGTTTTTGGCGGAAGCGGCAATGGTGAGGCGGGTCTTCGTGTCTGAGATCGAGGGAGGCGGCCG comes from Salvia miltiorrhiza cultivar Shanhuang (shh) chromosome 3, IMPLAD_Smil_shh, whole genome shotgun sequence and encodes:
- the LOC131018903 gene encoding uncharacterized protein LOC131018903, producing the protein MGRANSGRWFMDNIRRRIGNGSQTKFWEHKWAGSTPLRMTFPRLFQLATDKEATVGEWGKWVDGEWIWEFKWRREIRASEQEMVDRLTNFISQCVPCADREDCWTWLASSDGKFSTKSTYSILKAYSNVLPRPNADADFLNLIWKAKTPHKATMTTWRMLKNRLPTCENLRKRKILMTDEATKCCECDMQEESTNHFFLLCPKTDEVWNELQKWLGIVTARPNHFGKHFGMFISFGKEKKIRNLLLAIWVGCIWIMWKKRNERRFDGKLWDSKNFVLEIKIRLWFWNMIFEIVEDAMDLDAWCSNDFICKLL
- the LOC131016172 gene encoding probable xyloglucan endotransglucosylase/hydrolase protein 32, coding for MALLISIIILSIFPLSNNAEAPPSPGYYPTSRLASIPFNQAFTNLWGPQHQSLDQDGSLTIWLDQTSGSGFKSLDSYSSGYFGASIKLQPGYTAGVITSLYLSNNEELPGKHDEIDIEFLGTTEEEAYVLQTNVYIRGSGDGHIIGREIKFHLWFDPTTDFHNYAILWNPSQIIFYVDDVPIRRYPRKSDATFPMRPMWLYGSIWDASSWATDNGRYKADYTFQPFIGKYNNFKIDACAAPNAAAACRPISGSPPGSNGLSRQQRAALAYVHHHYKLYDYCRDPQRDHKLTPEC